From Impatiens glandulifera chromosome 7, dImpGla2.1, whole genome shotgun sequence:
ATATAATTAGGGTGAACATATATTGGGTTATTCAAATCTTAACTTAATTTGatccaaactcaaaatattaatttgagtaagttaatttgatttggattatgttattttaaacccaaactcaaataaaataattttattttcaaaatttatactcTATCATCCTCTTTTCATCTCTCTCATTATCATAGACCTCTCTTTTActtataaatacaatattaattttctaatttatatatttaattaattttaaaatattaaaataataaagtcatATGTGATTAAATCAAAGAATGTTgaacaaatacaaaatatattaaacaaggTTAATGAGTCAAATACTTATTAATTGAACgggtataatattttaaatgagtttaaaacgtgttaaacgactaaaaatatgttaaacattaCAAAATGAGTCATGAAACGGGCTAAAAACGAATTAAATGTGTTAACGaaacaaaaatgtattaaattgaTCAAAGACGTGTTTAACGAGATATAACGGATCAAATATGTGTTAAACGAGTTAAAAATGTGTTCATCGAGACAAATATGTATTAAACGGGTTAAAAATGTGTTCATCGagacaaatgtgttaaacgagtcaaaaacgtgttaaattggtaaaaaaatgttaatcgGGATATAATGggtcaaatatttgttaaacaGATTAAAAACGTATTAGTTaagataaaaatgtattaaacgggTAAAAACGTTGTAATCAAGTCAAACATATGTTAAACGcgacaaaaaattaaaatatacaaaattagtttaaattaccCAATCTATATCAGCCCCatctatattaataaataatacgagcttaaataaatttaatcagGTTGAATTTACCTGTTTgttcacataaaaaaaatattaaaacatttgtTGTAaactatgtatatattaatttgttttcttctttatttttttttttaatgtttgaacatgcactatttttaataaaaagaaaattaccttttttttaattttttttatgtgataCACAACCAATTTGTGAAAATGTAGTCCATTTAAAAGTAGTTAAGACATTTTATCACAAGTGAATTACCTAATAATTGTGAAAACCCAGTTATATTAGGTGATACAATTTCAACAGAAATCACAAAAAtgcaaaacaagtacaattgaACATTGACCGATCGATAAAAGTTGGGGGCACTGGCAGCCAATACAAAACATTGATCAAATAAGCCGATATTAATGAAAAAACCGGCATACAAAAAGAGTAGTGTTTGATGAGGACGATGGGTTGAAGGCATATCCATCTTCGGATTAGCATTGCCCAAATCTAGGGTGAAAAACTAAAACTAAGAATATTATTGTTAAGAATTGATTGATTGAGAATGAGGAAGTGGGTTATGAATATATAGGAGGATGAGGAGGGTGGGAATTAATGAAGCATCTACAAAGAGGGCAGGTGGTGTTAGAGATTAGCCAAAGACGTATACAATCAGCATGAAACACATGTCTACAGGCTGGGATCTGTTGTAACACATCCTCTAACTCAAATTCTCCTAAACAAACACAACACCTGCAGCAGCAGAGGAGAATAatgtttattatgtttaattaacagatcaaactttatataaatttaattaagttcgTAAGTACGTACGTAGAATCGGTAACAGTGGGCAATACTTGATTAAGCAAGACTGTCTGAAGTTTGGCTACTTGGTGGTTTAACTTCaagttgctgctgctgctgctgctgctgctaaTCATAAATCTCTCGCCGGCCTACAAATGCCCATGATCAtcaataaatcaatatataaagttttgaaatgagaaaaaagaattattagTTGCAGAGATATAACAAATACCATGTTTGAATTAGAGTGAGCAGAGATAGGGAGATGATGGGTTTCCGTCGTCGTCCTCCTCTTGAGATAGAAGAGGTAAAGTAAGAGGAGAAGAATGATTGCAATTAATATGGGAATGGAGAAGATGAAAGCTTGATATAATTTCAGCTGAACTTCTTCAGGATACAACTCAacagcagaagaagaagaagatgaagatgaacttgCACTATTATAACCCATTGATCCTCCTCCTTATTCACAATCACAGatagattagattagattagattcAGAGTTCAGAAGAGTTAAGATCAGATCAGATCATTTAAAGAGTCTAGCTTTTTCATGAGAAAATAAGAGAGtggaattttattattatagtttatgaACTCTCATGCCCCCACCccttttcacatatatataggTCAATATCAAGCCACATCCCTAGACagagaaacaaataaataaataaataagttgtcgACCAAGCCTCCTCTTTTTTGcattacttaattataaatGGGACGAGATTCGGATGAACTTTATTCACTAAAaaagattttaattatattattattaataataaaatcttaagACAccaataaaagatattttgatgAGTAAAAATCATCATCCTACATTCAcgatatataataaaaataaaaaaaaatagattttattgaCTAAGGTAAAGGATGATAGGTGAAGATGGTGAGTTACTTAAACAAATTTAAGAAACAAAGCTTTTCACATTAAAATACTAACagtaaatatatgaattaattaattaattaataaaaacagtTGTGCATAGAAATTAgtaaatatatcaaacaaaGATAAAACAAAAGACCATGAAAGTGTCAGTTGATGGTGTTGTAGAGTAGTTTAATTCTATTTCAAATTCATCTTCTTGTCTTCTTCCCCCACCACTCATATATCATATGTCATGGGATCCACTGTTCTTTGTCTACCTATCTAACTATTATCACTATTTATGcaattaatctttttattttttggtttaaGAACAACTTTAATCTTGTATAATACCCATATGCTAGAATTAGTGACATTCTAATCTCatatgaaagaaagaaagtaagaGTTATGATTTATGAAAACGGATACAACTTATggcttattaaattaataatcatatcgTATTTTTTGGAGCACCAAATCAAATAATATCCAAAAATTCCCTACAGAGTGCAATCCacccaatatatataaattattatggtCAGTCGTGCTCTTTAGTCTTGAACCGTAGATAGTAGTAGTTCCTTCTAGTTGTGCCAATTCTTGTGGCTGGGATTAACTAACTTTtctataaaattcaaataaactatcCCAGGGGGTTTAAAGGGTTGAAGAATTCACTTATGCCCTGTTTGACTATTTCACAAGCTTTAAGCTTTTACCACCATCCTATCCTATCCTTCCCTTCTCAAATCAATGATATGATGAACTACCCTCTACAAATTTAACTGTAACTAATGGAGGGCAAGtattacattattaatattattattacttccCTAAACCTACCTGGGAGAGATATCAAATTAATAGCTACAATACAAAGTGGTGTCTGATGTAAGACCTATAGATAGAAGATCTTCGAGAAATGCTTCAGTATCTAATAAAAAATGACACATTTGGTAGGggttataaataaagaaaaaaaaaaaaaaagtgattaccCCTTTCTtgagtaataaaaataatggcCAACCAACATCTGAAGAAgccattcattattattaaaaagttaacaAAGATTCTGTGCCAAACTGCAAAATCTAAACAAGTGATGTCTAATCTCAGATCATATTCTTAATCCACCCACGCATGCCTTAACCCTCCTTATAATAATACACGAGATTATTATTAAGTGGCCACATAATAATAATCTATCATCACTATAGCATAGACTAGAGAGTAGAGACAGACACCGACAACACATGTAGGTAAGACTCTTCCTTTTTCTTAATTCATTATTCTCTAATTACACTACTTTATTATAATCCCCCATTATCTTAGTTAGTGCTCTCTATCTATGACAAAATTTTATTCTCCAATCCCCCACCATTAATCAATCCTCAGACGTCAATACAGATTCTTCTGGGAAAAGGGTGCTGGGTCACAGCCAATTCTCAAATGAACCCTATTGTCTCTACCATTGTGGTGGTTGCCACCATGGATAGACATCACAGCACCTTGATTGATGTGGGAGATGTTGTGTTACCTTAATCCAGAGAATAAATCCTGGTCTAAACAAATTGTATTATCTATCATGGTGGTTGCCACCATTTCTGGCTAGACTTCACAACACCTTGATTGAAGTGAGAGATGTTATGCTGTGTTGTGTTACCTTAGTTTAGAGAATAAACTCTGGTCATAAAAAGAATAATGTTATCTATCATGATTCATGATGGATGGTTGTCACCATGGGCAGACTTCAAGTTTCTTTCATTCAAGGGAGAAGCATAGGTTAGAATAGAGGGTGGTGTGTTCATAAACTAAAAGTGTTCAATTCTACATAAATCCACTATTTCTCAGAACAACAAATGATCTATTTAAACTGAGTtggagaaaaaaataagtacCTGGAATCAGTATCTTCTCTTCCTAATCTTAAAACTGGATGATCTGATGAAATCATAGTCTGCTTTGAGCACAAACTCAACGGGTTGTATGTGTGAATTAAGTGAAGAGGAGGTATACACCATCTAGATATGTtggtttctttttcttcttgatGCCATAGGAAAGTGGGATGACTCCTCTGTTGCTGCCTCAAGTAACTAGCAACTGCAGATGAAGGCAAAAAATGATGTTTGGAAATTCAGATTCAAATCATACAACAACAAAAAGCAGTTTATTTTAAGTGACCCACACCacatttattctcttcatgTTTGAAGAGGATTCTTGACCAATACCCACTACAATCTGGCATAGGACAGCAACATTTATGAACAAACACAGATTTCTTTCAAGAAgattgatgatgaaataaattaacaatttggTTTTCCTGTAAGCACGCAGGGGATATGCAGACACactaaaaaacaatatattgtTTGATCCCTTCCCTTTGATATAGAGGTAACACACCCCACCCCCTCCTTTTCAAACTTTAGGTACACTAGCTGGAAACCTCACAAAATTTCGGAGTCAAACTCACAAAATTTCTAAGATGACATCCTCCTATCTGTTAATTTATTGGCTAAATCTTGTGAGTAACTAACTAATTACCCTTGCGTGGAAACCATATATTGCAGAGTGAATATTGCACTGCTAAGAAAGAATAGTAGCTAATAATATGGCACTGCTTGCTAGAGGAAATAAACCATTGGATTGATGTTTAGACATGTAAGACTGGTATTTATTAACCTTTACCTAGTAAATGTCCCAAGTAACTGAGTTCACCACCACCACACGGTCCAACTATATATAACATACAAGTCCTACGCCAACTAGAAATCACAGTAAAGCATGATTAAGTCTGAACATTGATGAAACACAAACTATGCAACTATATTAGATTCCTTCCATAATCCTACCTCAGTCAGTAAGTAAGGTTATTGACaaatagatgatgatgatgggatTGAAATGGCAGATTCATCAAGATTCTTGTCCCAAAAAACAGAAACACATAAATGTCATATCCTCATCAACCTCAAAAAAGTTGCTGGATTCATCATTACTATGCATAGGCATTACCAGAATCACTAAAGATTCATTAATCTAATTGACGCATGATTGACTGATTGACAAAACAGTAGTTAGTTTAGTAGGTACTACTTGGAATGATTTTAAAACCCCGCCGAAAAATTCGTGCAAAATATGTTAGTTCTACCTCTTCATACTTCTGCGTGAGAGTACTGGCGCCGGTAGCCTCAAGACAGCCATGGTTTCGTACTGGCGCCGGTATCCCGGCGGGCATACCTTGGCCCCCACGTTTTCGACGGCGAAAACAACTGTATATCAATTGGCGGCTCTTCATCTACTCCTTTGAGCCCTCTTTCGAAAAATGCATCCGCCAAATCAAGGGCTTGAGGCGGTTTCCTACTGAAAACAAACGATGAAAGTGCCGAAGACGATGATGAAATAACGAGAACTcgtttttccttctttttatttcatgatatattaaaataaatatttgtacaataataaatcatttttattattgtatatatactttttaatatatatataaagattaacttttaaaattaataaaatttgtaatttaaacttatataataatacaaaaataaaatcaagacattaaatattctaatgtacgtatttatatatacaaagaGAAGCCCACACACATGACAGccttcaataaaataatatatgtattaatataatattatctcaatcatataaaaaatatgtttatctcaatcttatataaacaaaataatatataagttacttttattaattttaacattaaaatattatatatatatatgtatattgtatttttttttaaattatataaactcaATCCTGGGCCGGACTTCAGTGTAAGCCATCTTACTTTTCTACACAATCCACCACCGCtgcttattaaatattattattctaatcttctaataataacaataaaataaaatctttctCCTATCTATTTTAGGTTTTGTTAGTTGTAATCGTTTTATTATATATCTCCGGTCTGACagtagaatattaaaatattttatttatacagtttttataaaattctaaaaaaatcaaacaaactctgaGCAGTGTTTATTTTAACCTAGACACATGCATTACTTCTTATTTTGTAAGACATTAAAGAAAATACATTTTGttgaacattttaaaattattttatactaaactaTATGTTAGCCAATTACGTGGCAATTGATTGTATATAAGTAGAGCGGTCGGTCAGACGGACCAACCCATGGCGGGGCGGGACGGGCCTACTCACCAAACCTCATCGTTTGATGGGTCGACGGCGGGCCGGTCCACAATTTCGGCGGGCTGAAAATcttcaacccaacccaacccaacccaagaTGGGTTTGGAGTTAGACGGGCCAGCCCGCGGTTGTCCCACATCCAAATTAATACCTTGATTTTAAGAGGAGTCTATTTCgaaattaatatgttatttaacaAACTATTAAGTTTCAGACTTTCAGTGTGAAGCTTCTGGAACTGAaaccaagtttgaatccacgaacccttgaaggcgagaatgaagagaaaaaaGACGGAACAAATAAGTAGTCGGTGGCCAATAGGCTAAGTTAAGTATTGTCTATTGCAGTCTAGaccaagtttgaatccacgaaCTTTAAAGACGAGAACGAAGGGAAGAAAGATAGAACAAATAAGTAGTCGACGGTCGATAGACGAAGTATTAAG
This genomic window contains:
- the LOC124910473 gene encoding probable E3 ubiquitin-protein ligase RHA4A, which gives rise to MGYNSASSSSSSSSSAVELYPEEVQLKLYQAFIFSIPILIAIILLLLLYLFYLKRRTTTETHHLPISAHSNSNMAGERFMISSSSSSSSNLKLNHQVAKLQTVLLNQVLPTVTDSTCCVCLGEFELEDVLQQIPACRHVFHADCIRLWLISNTTCPLCRCFINSHPPHPPIYS